AATGCCAGGCACCTACTGGAAGCTGAGAAGGATTTGAAAGCACAGGGCTCCACTCTTTCTGGTTGTTTCTTTTGGCCCCTCTGCCTGCTGGGATTCCAGGGGTGAGTGGTTCTAATTCTAAACCATTCTAAGAACATTTGATTTTGCTAcatgtttccatttaaaaatcacaggatttgggctgggtgtggtggcttgtacctgtcatctcagcactttgggaggccaaagcaggaggatcactcgaacccaagagttcgagaccagcctgggcagcatagggagaccccatctctacaaaaataataaaaaatgttagctgggcatggtggtgtgcacctgtggtcccagctaggggaggctgagatgggaggatcacctgagtctggaaggttgaggctgcagtgggctgtgatcatgccaccatgctccagcctgggtgacagagcgagaccctgtctcaaaataaataaataaataaataaaagtcatagGATTTGATCAGGCACAATGGGTCACATCTGTAAGCCCattgctttaggaggccaaggcaggaggatcagttgaggccaggagttcaagaccagcctgggcaacatggcaagatctctctttccaatttttaaaaaaataaaaattaaaaataagaaaaaaatcataggatTCTCTGATATCATGAGGCCTCACGTGCTTATTTTCAACCTACCAAGGGGAAACCCAGGCCTCAGAGATTAGCTGAGCCACATGCAGGCACAGCCACtgtctctttccttcctgtcccctctgtccccaccttCTGTGCTCACCTTCCTCCCTGACTTCACTTCCTTGAAACTTAGTGCCTACGACCAGAGGGAGCCATGAAGTTCCTTGCATCCCATTGGCAGGTGCAAGACCCCCAGCAGCATCTCCTCGGGGCCTCTATCCCATCTCTAGATGTGCTTGTCATTAGGGTTCTTGTAGTTCCAGCTGATCTCTAGCCCTGCCTCTCAAAGATACCCAAAAGAGCAAGTCTACCCTTTTTCACATTCAACCCTCTACTGACTTGCAAATAGCAGTCAGTGCCCACCCTGGTCTTTTCTCTGGGGTCCAGCAGGCCTAGACCTTCAGCTATTTTCCTGATGAGGTCTGTATTTGAAATTAGGAAGATTAAGTTTGAATCTTCACACTTCTGATGTCTGTGAGATCTTCAGCAAGTTCCTTAATGTCTTTAAGCCTTGCTTTCATCATCTGGATAATGGGGATATCACACACTATTCACAAGGTTGTTATGAGGCCTAAATTAGCTAAATCAAGTGAATCCTCCTTACCCTCTGCATGGAGCTCTCTGGAGACTTCCACATCTCCTGGTCATTGTGGGTGTCTCATGGTGGTCTTGGGCAGTTAGGGAGAAGTTAGGTGTCCAGAAGCAAAGATGGCTCAGAACTAGATAGAGTCTTGggcattttatagataaaaactcttgtctcctttaaaaataataaaaaaatattagctcAGCAAATTAGCCACTCAGCAAGACTGCACGTGATAGATCCCAAGTGCCCCACCTTGGGTAGTGTAATACACGATATCACGGGAGCCCCGGGTAGTAACCACGGAGGTGTCAGCCTCAGTGCTGTGGGCAGATGGATGGGGAGAGCCTCCCGGAACTGGAGTCACTGGAGCAGAGTTGGGTGGCCTCACTGAGGGTACGGCCTTGATCTCTAAGGAGAAGGGACTGCCTGGAAAAGCTGACTGGGAGGGAGGACTCAGCTGGGGGTAGAAGGGACTAGggaaggctgggggtgggggtgcttaTGGAGGACCTCAGATGCCTGAGGAACAGACTCCACTAAATAAAACATAGGAAACCATGGCTGGTTCTTCAGCAGAGGCCAGGTAGAGAAAGGAATGACCTAGGAAAGTTGGTCTGGAAGTGGAGGGAAGGATGGTGTGGGAAGAGCAGGAATCTCGGAGACCAGCTTAGAGGCTTGGCAGTCACCTGGGTGCAGGATACAAGGGCCTGAGCCAAAGTGGtgagggagggtggaaggaggcagCCCAGAGAATGACCATCCATGCCCACGGGGAAGGCAGAGGGCTCTGAGAGTGATTCCTCCCACGTGCTGAGCACttgttctccctcttcctcctgcatAGCAGTCAGTCTCCTCCAAACAGAAGGTCACCGGTTTGGACTTCATTCCTGGGCTCCACCCCATCCTGACCTTATCCAAGATGGACCAGACACTGGCAGTCTACCAACAGATCCTCACCAGTATGCCTTCCAGAAACGTGATCCAAATATCCAACGACCTGGAGAACCTCCGGGACCTTCTTCACGTGCTGGCCTTCTCTAAGAGCTGCCACTTGCCCTGGGCCAGTGGCCTGGAGACCTTGGACAGGCTGGGGGGTGTCCTGGAAGCTTCAGGCTACTCCACAGAGGTGGTGGCCCTTAGCAGGCTGCAGCGGTCTCTGCAGGACATGCTGTGGCAGCTGGACCTCAGCCCTGGGTGCTGAGGCCTTGAAGGTCACTCTTCCTGCAAGGACTACGTTAAGGGAAGGAACTCTGGCTTCCAGGTATCTCCAGGATTGAAGAGCATTGCATGGACACCCCTTATCCAGGACTCTGTCAATTTCCCTGACTCCTCTAAGCCACCCTTCCAAAGGCATAAGACCCTAAGCCTCCTTTTGCTTGAAACCAAAGATATATACACAGGATCCTATTCTCACCAGGAAGGGGTCCACCCAGCAAAGAGTGGGCTGCATCTGGGATTCCCACCAAGGTCTTCAGCCATCAACAAGAGTTGTCTTGTCCCCTCTTGGCCCATCTCCCCCTCACTGAATGCTTCAATGTGACCGGGGTGATTTCACAGAGGGCAGAGGGGTGGACAGAGGCTTTGGATGACCAGAACAAGGTTCCCTCTGAGAATTCCAAGGAGTTCCATGAAGACCACATCCACACACAGCAGGAACTCCCAGCAACACAAGCTGGAAGCACATGTTTATTTATTCTGCATTTTATTCTGGACGGATTTGAAGCAAAGCATCAGCTTCTCCAGGCTCTTTGGGGTCAGCCAGGGCCAGGGGTCCCCCTGGAGTGCAGTTTCCAATCCCATAGATGGGTCTGGCTGAAGTGAACCCATTTTGAATGACTCAAGGGTTGGGTTCATCTGAGCAAGAGCTGGCAAAGGTGGCTCTCCAGTTAGTTCTCTCGTAACTGGTTTCATTTCTACTGTGACTGATGTTAAATCACAGTGTTTGCAATGGTATTACCCTGAGTGGATCTCCAAGGacaaggttattttaaaaagatttgtttTGTCAAGTATCATATGTAGGTGTCTGCACCCAGGGGTGGGGAATGTttgggaagaagggagaagaatCTAGAATGTGCTTTCGGAATAACATTTGTGTGGTGGGTTCTTTGGAAGGAGTGAGATCATTTTCTCATCTTCTGCAATTGCTTAGGATGTTTTTCATGAAAATAGCTCTTTCAGGGGGGTTGTGAGGCCTGGCCGGGCACCCCTGGAGAGAAGTTTCCAGCCCTGGCTGACCCCAAAGAGCCTGGAGAAGCTGATGCTTTGCTTCAAATCCATCCAGAATAAAATGCAAAGGGCTGAAAGCCATTTGTTGGGGCAGTGGTAAGCTCTGGCTTTCTCCGACTGCTAGGGAGTGGTCTTTCCTATCATGGAGTGATGGTCCCATACTGGTGACTGCGATCTTCAGAGCAGGGAGCCTTGGTGTGACCCTCTGAATGGTCCAGGGTTGATCACACTCTGGGTTTATTACATGGCAGTGTTCCTATTTGGGGCTTGCATGCCAAATTGTAGTTCTTGTCTGATTGGCTCACTCAAGCAAGGCCAAAATTACCAAAAATCGTGGGGGGTTTTTACTCCAGTGGTAAAGAAAACTCCTTTAGCAAGTGGTCCTGAGACCTGACAAGCACTGCTAGGTGAGTGCCAGGACCCCCCAGGCCAGGCCACCAGGATGGCCCTTCCCACTGGAGGTCACATTCAGGAAGATGAACGAGGAAGTTTGGGGTTTGCCGCCATCCTGCTGCTGTGTTTTTGCCATCACACAGTGGGTGGTGGATCTGTCCAAGGAAACTTGAATCAAAGCAGTTAACTTTAAGACTGAGCACCTGCTTCATGCTCAGCCCTGACTGGTGCTATAGGCTGGAGAAGCTCACCCAATCAACATTAAGATTGAGGCCTGCCCTCAGGGATCTTGCATTCCCAGTGGTCAAACCGCACTCACCCATGTGCCAAGGTGGGGGATTTACCACAGCAGCCGAACAGCCGAATGCATGGTGCAGTTGACAGCAGGTGGGAAATGGTATGAGCTGAGGGGGGCCGTGCCCAGGGGCCCACAGGGAACCCTGCTTGCACTTTGTAACATGTTTACTTTTCAGGGCATCTTAGCATCTATTATAGCCACATCCCTTTGAAACAAGATaactgagaatttaaaaataagaaaatacgtAAGACCATAACAGCCAACAGGTGGCAGGATCAGGACTATAGGCCAGGTAATCCCCAGAGCATTACGTGAGCCAGGTAATGAGGCAGTGGAACCAGAGAGACCAAGTGCTTTCTGGAAAAGAGGAGTTTCGGGGTAGAgtttgaaggaggtgagggatgtGAATTGCCTGCAGAGAGAAGGCTGTTTTGTTGGAAGGTTTGGTGGGTGGAGATGCAGAGGTGAAGGTGTGAGCAGTGAGTTACAgcgagaggcagagaaagaagagaCGGGAGGGAAAGGGCCATGTTGAAGGGACCTTGAAGGGTAAAGAAGTTTGATATTAAAGGAGTTAAGAGTAGCAAGTTCTAGAGAAGAGGCTGGTGCTGTGGCCGGGGTGAGAGCTGCTCTGGAAAACATGGCCCAGATCATTGCAACCACCTAATCAGGCTGAGGTGTCCTAAGCCTTTTGCTCACAAAACCTGGCACAATGGCTAATTCCCAGAGTGTGAATGGTTGTCTGtttttgtaacttaaaaaaaaaaaaagtttggccgggcgcggtggctcacgcctgtaatcccagcactttgggaggccaaggtggggggatcacaaggtcactaGATGgcgagcatcctggccaacatggtgaaaccctgtctctactaaaaatacaaaagttagctgagcgtggtggcgggcgcctgtagtcccagccactcgggaggctgagacaggagaatcgcttaaacccgggaggcggagattacagtgagccaagatcgcgccactgcactccagcctggtgacagagtgagattccgtctcaaaaaaaaaaaaaaaaaagttcgtttttaaaaaaaaatctaaataaatatttactttgccCCCTGGTCTTTGTTTCCTGTCGCCGTTCCTGGAGGGGCTTCGGTCGAGAGCTGTTTGTGTGTGATAGGGCAAGGCCTGGCTGGCCCCCATCCATCACTGGGGTCAGCTCCGCCCCAGGCTTGGCCACAGCCAGCCGCCAGTTATTCAGGCAAAAGGATTACCCTGTAAAGAAAACAGAGCTGGGTTTGGACGCTGAGAGGACTGGGAAACAGGTTGCAGGGAGGCGCAGGAAGCACACACCAAGACCCAGAGAGAGGCCTCTGTGCCATCCCAAGGAATGAGGACAAAGAGAGGGGTCCTCAGGAAGAAGGGATCCACTTCAGAGAGACCCCTTAACACGGGACAGAGCAAGGACAGAAAGAGGCATCCACTGGGATGGAAGAAGGACAGGATCCACAGGGAAAGAGGGATGAGGGGaatgaagagagaagaaataaagagctCAGCATCACCTTATGATGCAACTAATTTGGCACAATGCCCAGCACAATGTACCCCTCCATTCTGATTTGGTGGCCAGAAGAATTGAGATTCttgggccgggcacgatggctcatgcctataatcccagcactttgggaggtcaaggtgggtggatcacttgaggccaagagttcgagacaagcttggccaacatagcaaaacctcatctctactgaaaatacaaaaagtagccaggcatggtggcatgtgcctgtaatcccagctacttggcaggccgaggcaggagaatcgcttgaactcgggaggcagaggtggcagtgaaccgagatcacgccactgcactccagcctgggtggcaggtgagactctatctcaaaaaaaaaaaaaaaaaaaattgagattctCGAGATTCTTGGATAGCAAGCCCATTATTTAACATGTAAGCAAATTATTCAAAAAGCTTAAAACATACCTATCAAAGGTTAGACTCCTTATTAGTATTCCGCTTAATCTTAATTTGTTCAACAAACCATTCTGAGTTCAAATAGAGGTCCAAATCAACTGTATAAAAGATAACTTTGAGATAATGAGGAAAATTTAAATGTgggctctgttttctttctttctttcttttaaacttttttgccaGTGACACAACCTCAGAACATCCTGAGAATATGTGTCCCAATTTCATTTCAGATGCTGATAAGAAATTCTAGTTAATTTTACTAGGTATAATGATGGCATAGTGGTGTAGTTATTCTTCAGTGCTTCCTTATGCATTCATGATAGATGCAAACAGAAGTTTAGGGTGAAATAGCACAATGTCTGGGATTAACCTTTAAAAACTTCAGCAAAACAATTTAACATATCTTATAGTtttttataaacattatataaactgtatatataacatagttatatagatatatctatatctatatatatatcaacaAGATCAGCAAAATGTTGAGAATTGCTAAAGCTAAGTGACAGACACATGGGAGTCCATTATACCAGACCCTTTCCTTTTGGGTGAAATTTCCAGAAGAAACACTTTTTGGAAATGTCCAGTTCAGCCTGGCCTGTCCCCTGCCTGGGCAATGTTGCATtcctgggaaggaaggaggggaggtggggagagaagagggagaaggagaatgtGACGTGGAGCTGAGCTGTATTTAAAGCGCACATTTGATTTCACTGCCTGGCAGATGTCCCAGGGCCTTAGGGGGAAGGCAGACTGTCAGTGCAGGTGTGAAACAGTGAACTAAGACAGGGATTTTGCAAATCAAACAAGGAAGGAATGGTAAGAACCAGCTGCAAGGGGCAGGGAGAGGCAAGTCCTGAAGCTCACAGGAAAAAGCCAAAGCAGCAGACATCAGGGCCTCAAGCTCTGCCCCAGTCCTGCTGGGCCTCAGATGTCCCATGGAAGCCAACTCCCCCCACCCAAGGGGGCATCATAGTATTCCTGCTGTGCAGCTGTCCCTCCATATTAAATAACACTGTGTAGGCAGAGAAGACTGTAGACCATTTGTAACCGcgcaatgggttcaccttgcctgctgcctagacagaaccgatttatcaagacaggggaattccaataaagagtaattcatgcagagcagGCTGTGCAGGAGACGGTGGTTTTACTATTACTCTAATCAGTCTTCCCAGAGCAGGgggttttaaagataattttgcgGGGAagggcttgggaagtggggagtgctgaatGGTCAGGCTGGGGATAGAATCACACCCGGTCAAGTTAGGTTTTCTTaatgtcttctgttcctgggtgcgATGGCAGAACTGGTTGGGCCAGATTACTGGTCTGGGTGGGGTCAGCTTATCCATGGAGTGTAGGCTCTGCAacatctcaagcactgatcttagatTTTACAACAGTGCTGTTacccccaggagcaatttggggaggttcagactctagGAGCCAGGAGCTGCATGACCCCTAAATTGTAATTTACCCAGGAGCTACATGACCCCTAAATTGCACATTGTAAGCCTCAGAAACGAGGctcctatttctcccttcacaaCCTTGATCCGGCAGCAGCCTGTGGCCGGCTCATCCCACCTCTTCCCTTGCTTACTTAGACCCCTTCCAGGGCCAGGGGCAGATCACTACTCACATCCTACCCCACCCACCCCAGACAGAATCCTCCTGAGTCCAGGAGATTCTGAGAGTGCAGAAGGAACCACCAAGGGGCCTGTTCAGAGGCCTGCCAGCGTTCCCTCTGGGGTTTCCCTTCAGCCAGCCTAAGCTGGGCCCTCCAGCGCCGGAGACTTCCAGGCACAGACGGACCCTCCCTGCAGAAGGTTGGTTTTCCATCTCAGGCAAATGTACCCAGTCACACCTCAGAAAAGCACCCCTGCCCCACCCTTTCATGCCTTAATTTCTGAGGAAACACCAACCCTCACAGCTTCACCCTTTCTGTGTAGAAAATGtgtgcatttctctgaggaaGAGCCGTAGGCGCTGTGCCAGCCATATGGAGCAAAGCCTCCCCCACGCACACCCACAACAGTCACAGAAGTGGGGGCTCCCTTCCTCTCATGGGCTTGGACTTTGCCTCTGACCCAAAATCTGGAGCCGGTCTGCACAGCCTAGCAATGATCTGGGGCTTATGGAAACAGTCTAGGAACCCCCTCCATACTTCAGGATGGAACAATTGAGGGTCCTGCCCACCCTTGGGGGAGCAGGTCAGGGTGTTCTTTACTCAGTCAATTTAAATGGATGATGGAACTGAGGCTTAGAAGCCTCACAAGACCTGCCCCCAAACAACTCACATCTGAGGATTAGAACCTGACTTGCAATGCCCAggtgacatatgtatacacgtagaAATACAAAGACCAGAGATTGATGGATATTTCTTTACTTGCTCCATCTGTGccccaaacacatacacacagagattTTCAGCCATCTTCTGCTTGCCCACCCATCCCCACGTCTTCCCGCAGAGGGACATCCATTAGGAAATGCACTTGCAGGCCATGTCACTATCCtaatgttgttttttatttgttcttattgtgtttgtttgtttggtttagcgatggagtctcactctgtcgcccagactggagtgcagtggtgccatcatagctcactgcagcctcaaactcctgggctcaagcgatcctcccacctcagactcctgaatgGATGgaactacaggaacatgccaccatgcctggctaagattttttttttttagaggtggagtcttgctatgttgcccaggctgatctcaaacccttggccttaagtgatcctcccatttcaccctcccaaagtgctgggaagtgTCCTAAAGTTGAGGAGCTTACAGCCTGGGTtgactgtacacacacacacacacacacacacacacacacatgcacacacacacagagctggcTCCAGGGCTCACCTACAGGTCTGCCCGCCTTCCCCACCAGCACTGCCGGAAGACCCCTCCATTAGTCTCCTGTCCTGCTCCTTCTCTGGGATGAAGAGCTCTTTAAATCATGGTccttgtggctgggcgtggtggctcacaaatgtaatcccagcactttgggagggcaaggtgggtggatgacctgaggtcaggagtttgagaccagcctggcccaatggcaaaaccccatctctactaaaaatacaaaaattagccaagagtggtggcgcatacctgtaatcccagctacttgggaggctgaggtgggagaatcacttgaacccgggaggcagaggctatagtgagccaagatctcaccactgcactccagcctgggtgacacagggagactctgtctcaaaaaaaaaaaaaaaaaaaaaaaaaaaaaaaaaaaaaaaaaatcatagtcatttttttcctgttcctcaccccaTCCACTCGtcttcattttca
This DNA window, taken from Pongo pygmaeus isolate AG05252 chromosome 6, NHGRI_mPonPyg2-v2.0_pri, whole genome shotgun sequence, encodes the following:
- the LEP gene encoding leptin isoform X1, translated to MHWGTLCGFLWLWPYLFYVQAVPIQKVQDDTKTLIKTVITRINDISHTQSVSSKQKVTGLDFIPGLHPILTLSKMDQTLAVYQQILTSMPSRNVIQISNDLENLRDLLHVLAFSKSCHLPWASGLETLDRLGGVLEASGYSTEVVALSRLQRSLQDMLWQLDLSPGC
- the LEP gene encoding leptin isoform X2: MHWGTLCGFLWLWPYLFYVQAVPIQKVQDDTKTLIKTVITRINDISHTSVSSKQKVTGLDFIPGLHPILTLSKMDQTLAVYQQILTSMPSRNVIQISNDLENLRDLLHVLAFSKSCHLPWASGLETLDRLGGVLEASGYSTEVVALSRLQRSLQDMLWQLDLSPGC